Within Ovis aries strain OAR_USU_Benz2616 breed Rambouillet chromosome 11, ARS-UI_Ramb_v3.0, whole genome shotgun sequence, the genomic segment AAAGGTCTGTTTTCTTGCAGAGACTGTGCCATGTGCAAGGGGGCTTGTACATTCATTCCTGATGGGGAGGAGCTGGAAGTCTCCATCAAGGACAAGTTGCCCTGAGGATTCGGCAAGAGATGGTCTGTACATAATGGAGCCTCCTGAGATGGGCTTGTTGAAGTAACATCTTCTGCTCCCCTGTCATCAAGTTCATGTGTACTATCTACTGGAAGGAAACTGCAATTTTCAGCACCAGCAAGTAGATTCCTGTTCCTAATGGGGGACAGTGGTTGACGATTGTTAAACCTGGAACTTCCCTCCAAGTCTGAACTGGGAACTAAGGTAGATGATGGGGGCAGGTCTGCCAGAGTATCATCTCTCAGAGTGAAATGTGTGACTGATCCAAGCATGTTATGGGATGAATCCACTGATGATCTTGGAGTCGTTGGTCTACCAGCAAGGAAAGAATCAAGAGGGTTACTAGACTCACTTAAATAGGCGTGCCAGTCTCTTTCATAAGCACGGGTTCCAGGCCTCTCTTCCATAGAGATACCATCACGCGATTCATTTTCAGCATTGACGTCCTCCTCCAGGCTGGGTTCGGATTGGGTGTCCCATGAATGAGAGGCCTTTTTCTCACTTTCACAGTCACTGCTGTCTTTCCCTTTAATAGATCCCCCATCAGACAGCCCAGGGTCTTGGGACATCCTTTGCCCGACAGAAGACTGCTCTATCACCGGCTCCATTGCATTGCTAATTCTTAGGGAGCCATGGCTGGCCTCACTTCTCCTTATAGAATTGGCTCTGCAGTGTGCAGGATTTTCTTCAGAATCTTTATTTTTGGCCTGAGTGGCCAGTGTCCCCAGGAATCTGCTTCTCTTCTGACTGGAAGGGGAACGGGGTGGGTGCATGCCAGCCATCAGAAGCTCTTCCTCCATGTGGGTTTCCTCTTCCGTGTCGTCATGGTCCCCTCCAGGGTTTGAGGATAAAATGGAATAGAAGTCTTCATCTCTGAACCGAAACATGGTTCTTCTCGGCCCTCCCAGGGCGCTGGGCGCAACTGGTAGCCCCAAGGACTCATCCAACTCTTGGGGACTGTGTGTTCCTTGGAAGGCCTGGGGTAGGGCCGAGTGTGGCGCGCTCTGGGAGCGCGTGCTCGGGTCTCGTTTTCTGGCTCGTTCAGTGGGGGTGTTTTCTATCACCATTACTCCTTGTGAGGATGGGACCAAGTTTCTTCTCTCTCGAGTGGGCCTCTTCAGCTTGGGGTCACGTTCCCATGTTGGATGTTCTTGTTGAACTATCGGATCTGCATTGAGAAAAGACAAGCTCAATCATTTTACTGTGAGTGCTCGCGGATGCAGGACCTCTTCATACCGAGTGGGAGAGTCCTGTAAGGCAACCAAcaagccctggagaggaaaacgGGCACGGTTAAAGCGGCTGGAGGTACTGAAAGTGTCCAGGAGAGTCAGCCTCAGTTTAAAAgtaaagtgtgagtcactcagtcacgtctgactctttgcaatcccatggactgtatgtagcccaccaggctcctctgtccatggcctcAGTTTACCACCTACAAATTCTGTTTTGCATACTTGTGGAGCTCAGGTTGGTCCTGGGGCAGTGGAGTGACCCTGAGGATACAGATCATTTCTGCAGAAGCTCTTGGAAGACTGTCCAGCCCTCACATCAGTCAGGGCTGATGATGAGTAAAACCTCTCATTCAATATGAATATGATTTTCATATTCATACCTGTATTTGTTGAGAAGGAAGACCAGCACTCCAGGAATGCCTATTACAGAAACTACCAGCACTGTCCCATCCCAATTCATTCAACATACATTCATACCCCTGCTTTACATGCAGCTTCACAGAACCTTAAGAAATGCATGGTCCACTGTGGCAGATTGGAGGAAGGCTCTAGAAACTGGTGTCCTATTATATTGATGATTGTGGTTACGCTTACTATTCCGTGCAGATAAAAATCATAACTCTCTCATGAAATCACGATCTCCCCTTTGTCACTAGCCCCTAATCAGTTTGTGACCTCTGGCTATGATAGAATTCCTCTCCATTGTCCCCTGAATCTAAAGTATAGGAGAtgtagaaagaggagagagggtgAGTGCTCAAATGGGTGGAATCCTCTGAGGGTGAAATGGTTTGGTCAAAATTTACCTTGTAAAATAAATGGATAAGCACAGCTTATGAGGCAGCATGCTGACTGTGCTATATACATTAGGAAGTCCCATAGCTTGCCAAGACCCTATTTCCAGTAAGTGATGGAGCGAAC encodes:
- the MARCHF10 gene encoding probable E3 ubiquitin-protein ligase MARCHF10 — protein: MLHEAKDRQKFVSDVQYLRDMQHKVDSEYQACLRRQEYKRDPNEKKRDQFWGQETNFERSRFSSGSSSKQSSGDEDAQAEPRLSAASSACKIDSRLPAIDQTSVKQKHKSTMTPKKLEKAGPSKPPPAAQAPQILSRKKRPNLGRLTVSPETQSPRLSGDSSRRKLQWPGRVPALRGTDPIVQQEHPTWERDPKLKRPTRERRNLVPSSQGVMVIENTPTERARKRDPSTRSQSAPHSALPQAFQGTHSPQELDESLGLPVAPSALGGPRRTMFRFRDEDFYSILSSNPGGDHDDTEEETHMEEELLMAGMHPPRSPSSQKRSRFLGTLATQAKNKDSEENPAHCRANSIRRSEASHGSLRISNAMEPVIEQSSVGQRMSQDPGLSDGGSIKGKDSSDCESEKKASHSWDTQSEPSLEEDVNAENESRDGISMEERPGTRAYERDWHAYLSESSNPLDSFLAGRPTTPRSSVDSSHNMLGSVTHFTLRDDTLADLPPSSTLVPSSDLEGSSRFNNRQPLSPIRNRNLLAGAENCSFLPVDSTHELDDRGAEDVTSTSPSQEAPLCTDHLLPNPQGNLSLMETSSSSPSGMNVQAPLHMAQSLQENRPFTFFAVSEFPNQNENGSRMEFSGFTNAKGAPKMKTDPEKLKKIQESLLEEDSEEEGDSCRICQIAGGSPTNPLLEPCGCVGSLRFVHQECLKKWLKVKITSGADLGAVKTCEMCKQSLLVDLGDFNVTEFYQKHQQSRVQNELMNSGLYLVLLLHLYEQRFAELMRLNHNRAMRERLSRNYPQPRPEENESSELGDGSDGSICEGNSRVV